One Denticeps clupeoides chromosome 3, fDenClu1.1, whole genome shotgun sequence DNA window includes the following coding sequences:
- the lrrtm4l1 gene encoding leucine rich repeat transmembrane neuronal 4 like 1 isoform X2, translating to MGSILWKSQLLCLFLQACTLLHPCLGERTCPFSCRCEGKIVHCESAAFQEVPENISVGCQGLSLRYNSLHTLLPYQFAHLNQLLWLYLDHNQVAFVDSRAFQGVRRLKELILSSNQISQLHNATFHGVPNLRSLDLSFNKLQALQSGQFHGLRKLQNLHLRSNGLTGIPLRAFLECRSLEFLDLGYNRLRVLTRTMFLGLSRLMELHLEHNQFSRINFFLFPRLTNLRSLYLQWNRIRAVNQGLPWTWHTLQKLDLSGNEIQALDPVIFQCLPNLQVLNLESNKLTNVSQEAVSSWISLTAISLAGNTWDCGPGICPLVAWLRNFRGNKDTSIICSTPKHLQGEKVLDATRNYVDCEDFEEYESTTYPETPEPTLEPTPEPTTIYTRPPSPLPPPAPQTPIPPPRPRPLPRPSPPSLSETDRRGSPPRTTPSSPRLTVTPAPEPEHISFHKVVVGSVALFFSMSLILTLLYVSWKRYPGAARLLQQRSSVGRKRRKKSPEPEQNLSSQLQEYYMSYNPAAAPEAMDVLANGTGACTCTISGSRECENEYTCPRPLPGAWLGDIPTMH from the exons ATGG GTTCCATTCTCTGGAAGAGTCAGCTACTGTGCCTCTTCCTCCAGGCCTGCACTCTCCTCCACCCCTGCTTGGGGGAGAGGACCTGCCCTTTCAGCTGCCGCTGCGAGGGTAAGATAGTCCACTGTGAGTCTGCTGCCTTCCAGGAGGTACCAGAGAACATCTCGGTGGGCTGCCAGGGCCTCTCGCTGCGCTACAACAGcctgcacacactgctcccctacCAGTTTGCCCACCTGAACCAGCTCCTCTGGCTCTACCTGGACCACAATCAGGTCGCATTTGTGGACAGCCGTGCCTTTCAGGGGGTCCGCAGGCTCAAGGAACTCATCCTCAGCTCCAATCAAATCTCACAGCTCCACAACGCGACATTCCACGGCGTGCCCAACCTCCGCAGCCTTGACCTGTCCTTCAACAAGCTGCAAGCCCTGCAGTCGGGACAGTTCCATGGCCTACGCAAGCTCCAGAACCTGCACCTGCGCTCCAATGGGCTCACGGGCATCCCACTACGTGCCTTTCTGGAATGCAGGAGCTTGGAGTTTCTAGACCTGGGCTACAACCGGCTGCGTGTCCTCACGCGCACCATGTTCCTCGGCCTGTCCCGACTAATGGAGCTACACCTGGAACATAACCAGTTTTCTCGGATCAACTTTTTTCTCTTCCCGCGCCTCACCAACCTCCGCTCGCTCTACCTGCAGTGGAACCGCATCCGTGCCGTCAACCAGGGCCTTCCCTGGACCTGGCACACTTTGCAGAAACTGGACCTCTCTGGGAATGAGATTCAGGCCCTGGATCCGGTCATTTTCCAATGCCTACCTAATCTGCAGGTGCTCAACCTGGAGTCCAACAAACTGACCAACGTGTCCCAGGAGGCCGTGTCTTCGTGGATCTCTTTGACTGCCATTAGTTTGGCTGGGAATACGTGGGACTGCGGGCCTGGGATTTGTCCCCTGGTGGCTTGGCTGAGAAACTTTAGGGGTAATAAAGACACCAGCATAATCTGCAGCACCCCCAAGCATCTTCAGGGAGAGAAGGTTCTGGATGCCACAAGGAACTATGTAGACTGTGAGGATTTTGAAGAGTATGAGAGCACCACGTATCCTGAAACTCCAGAGCCGACTCTTGAACCCACCCCTGAACCAACCACAATTTACACCAGGCCGCCCTCGCCTCTCCCTCCACCCGCTCCACAGACGCCAATCCCGCCACCTAGGCCACGGCCGCTACCTCGACCAAGTCCCCCAAGTCTCTCTGAGACTGACCGCAGAGGCTCCCCACCTAGGACAACTCCTTCCTCCCCCAGGCTCACAGTGACCCCTGCCCCAGAGCCTGAGCACATCTCTTTCCACAAAGTGGTGGTGGGGAGCGTTGCTCTCTTCTTCTCCATGTCACTGATCTTAACCCTGTTGTACGTCTCCTGGAAGCGTTACCCGGGGGCAGCCAGGCTGCTTCAGCAGCGGTCGTCTGTGGGTCGCAAGCGGCGAAAAAAGAGCCCGGAGCCGGAGCAGAACCTCAGCTCCCAGTTGCAGGAGTATTACATGAGCTACAACCCTGCCGCGGCTCCGGAGGCTATGGACGTGCTGGCCAATGGGACGGGTGCCTGCACCTGCACCATATCTGGCTCCAGGGAATGTGAG
- the lrrtm4l1 gene encoding leucine rich repeat transmembrane neuronal 4 like 1 isoform X1: MPRLHTEKVTESVRPDGSYRKQKHGSILWKSQLLCLFLQACTLLHPCLGERTCPFSCRCEGKIVHCESAAFQEVPENISVGCQGLSLRYNSLHTLLPYQFAHLNQLLWLYLDHNQVAFVDSRAFQGVRRLKELILSSNQISQLHNATFHGVPNLRSLDLSFNKLQALQSGQFHGLRKLQNLHLRSNGLTGIPLRAFLECRSLEFLDLGYNRLRVLTRTMFLGLSRLMELHLEHNQFSRINFFLFPRLTNLRSLYLQWNRIRAVNQGLPWTWHTLQKLDLSGNEIQALDPVIFQCLPNLQVLNLESNKLTNVSQEAVSSWISLTAISLAGNTWDCGPGICPLVAWLRNFRGNKDTSIICSTPKHLQGEKVLDATRNYVDCEDFEEYESTTYPETPEPTLEPTPEPTTIYTRPPSPLPPPAPQTPIPPPRPRPLPRPSPPSLSETDRRGSPPRTTPSSPRLTVTPAPEPEHISFHKVVVGSVALFFSMSLILTLLYVSWKRYPGAARLLQQRSSVGRKRRKKSPEPEQNLSSQLQEYYMSYNPAAAPEAMDVLANGTGACTCTISGSRECENEYTCPRPLPGAWLGDIPTMH; the protein is encoded by the exons ATGCCGCGATTGCATACTGAAAAAGTGACGGAATCTGTGCGACCGGATGGGAgctacaggaaacagaaacatg GTTCCATTCTCTGGAAGAGTCAGCTACTGTGCCTCTTCCTCCAGGCCTGCACTCTCCTCCACCCCTGCTTGGGGGAGAGGACCTGCCCTTTCAGCTGCCGCTGCGAGGGTAAGATAGTCCACTGTGAGTCTGCTGCCTTCCAGGAGGTACCAGAGAACATCTCGGTGGGCTGCCAGGGCCTCTCGCTGCGCTACAACAGcctgcacacactgctcccctacCAGTTTGCCCACCTGAACCAGCTCCTCTGGCTCTACCTGGACCACAATCAGGTCGCATTTGTGGACAGCCGTGCCTTTCAGGGGGTCCGCAGGCTCAAGGAACTCATCCTCAGCTCCAATCAAATCTCACAGCTCCACAACGCGACATTCCACGGCGTGCCCAACCTCCGCAGCCTTGACCTGTCCTTCAACAAGCTGCAAGCCCTGCAGTCGGGACAGTTCCATGGCCTACGCAAGCTCCAGAACCTGCACCTGCGCTCCAATGGGCTCACGGGCATCCCACTACGTGCCTTTCTGGAATGCAGGAGCTTGGAGTTTCTAGACCTGGGCTACAACCGGCTGCGTGTCCTCACGCGCACCATGTTCCTCGGCCTGTCCCGACTAATGGAGCTACACCTGGAACATAACCAGTTTTCTCGGATCAACTTTTTTCTCTTCCCGCGCCTCACCAACCTCCGCTCGCTCTACCTGCAGTGGAACCGCATCCGTGCCGTCAACCAGGGCCTTCCCTGGACCTGGCACACTTTGCAGAAACTGGACCTCTCTGGGAATGAGATTCAGGCCCTGGATCCGGTCATTTTCCAATGCCTACCTAATCTGCAGGTGCTCAACCTGGAGTCCAACAAACTGACCAACGTGTCCCAGGAGGCCGTGTCTTCGTGGATCTCTTTGACTGCCATTAGTTTGGCTGGGAATACGTGGGACTGCGGGCCTGGGATTTGTCCCCTGGTGGCTTGGCTGAGAAACTTTAGGGGTAATAAAGACACCAGCATAATCTGCAGCACCCCCAAGCATCTTCAGGGAGAGAAGGTTCTGGATGCCACAAGGAACTATGTAGACTGTGAGGATTTTGAAGAGTATGAGAGCACCACGTATCCTGAAACTCCAGAGCCGACTCTTGAACCCACCCCTGAACCAACCACAATTTACACCAGGCCGCCCTCGCCTCTCCCTCCACCCGCTCCACAGACGCCAATCCCGCCACCTAGGCCACGGCCGCTACCTCGACCAAGTCCCCCAAGTCTCTCTGAGACTGACCGCAGAGGCTCCCCACCTAGGACAACTCCTTCCTCCCCCAGGCTCACAGTGACCCCTGCCCCAGAGCCTGAGCACATCTCTTTCCACAAAGTGGTGGTGGGGAGCGTTGCTCTCTTCTTCTCCATGTCACTGATCTTAACCCTGTTGTACGTCTCCTGGAAGCGTTACCCGGGGGCAGCCAGGCTGCTTCAGCAGCGGTCGTCTGTGGGTCGCAAGCGGCGAAAAAAGAGCCCGGAGCCGGAGCAGAACCTCAGCTCCCAGTTGCAGGAGTATTACATGAGCTACAACCCTGCCGCGGCTCCGGAGGCTATGGACGTGCTGGCCAATGGGACGGGTGCCTGCACCTGCACCATATCTGGCTCCAGGGAATGTGAG